The region CGAAACAAATACCCGATTTTGGATGGTTAACCAACAATCTAAAATCGGAACTTACCACGCTTGGCATTGAAGGTTTTTGGGTACATCTAAATCCATCGGCAGGAAAGCGAATCTTCGAAAAGATAGGATGGCACTTGATATGGGGCAATGCTCACTCAATTGATTACAATGGATTGATATATGGCCCAGCAGCATTCCAACAACTTATTCCTGAACTCTACAATCAATCACTACTTGAGGCAAAAAACTTCTTCGATATAAATAAAAACAACGCGGTTGTCGACCTATACTGTGGCACTGGAAATTCAATAAAGCAATGGCTGAATGCTAAGGCCTCGGTTTTAGGGATTGAACTTGGTGGCGATGCGGTTGAATGCGCAAAAATCAATGTACCTCGGGCAGAAATTCTGCGAGGAGCATGCCGACAAAGAGTCCCACAAATTGAGAGTTGGTCTGTTGAACAAAAAAAATTAGGGAAACAATTGCTTTTGTATGCAAACCCACCCAGAACAGGACTTGAGCAAGAGGTACTTACATGGATTGCAAAAAACGGAAAACCTTCAAAAATTGCTTACCTCTCATGCAGTCCTGGAACTCTATCTAAAAATATTTTAATGCTAACACAGCATGGATATGAGGTAAAACGGTTAATTCCCTTCGACTTTTTTCCTCAAACAATTCATGTAGAATGCTTAGCCT is a window of Tenuifilaceae bacterium CYCD DNA encoding:
- a CDS encoding (uracil-5)-methyltransferase produces the protein MDESLAQKYSFLKAKLYPWSNILEDVQSVDNGKRWNYRSKTTLSTYFDGFEWRFGMWSRDELIPIPDCPIHSSSVNKALELIRLNIPKARSFQLAYIVLSGAQLVLVIKSKQIPDFGWLTNNLKSELTTLGIEGFWVHLNPSAGKRIFEKIGWHLIWGNAHSIDYNGLIYGPAAFQQLIPELYNQSLLEAKNFFDINKNNAVVDLYCGTGNSIKQWLNAKASVLGIELGGDAVECAKINVPRAEILRGACRQRVPQIESWSVEQKKLGKQLLLYANPPRTGLEQEVLTWIAKNGKPSKIAYLSCSPGTLSKNILMLTQHGYEVKRLIPFDFFPQTIHVECLALLELTSNSQNTVSQSYDNFDEI